Proteins encoded within one genomic window of Thermodesulfobacteriota bacterium:
- a CDS encoding DUF3160 domain-containing protein: protein MRRLFTVFLFTIIFLLIGVPGGWPLPYVDILGDEQEKNSTKPEDIYHVEQLNRDKILITRQSYQQIFEPYLNPNSSIFITSDTVLSAFHVLFAQSIADMEQVNANRALDVIKLIWREIAPPQEKTGQIPPQHKSEQKTAPASIKEKSAADDLEHHFTVMMDAARKRAQIIIAVAVKLLGDTDIHLDEPLNKMVENEVNKIILAEGIEMPEWTGVSDSESLKLDYSIFRPRGLYQKSELLRRYFRILTWFQSIPFRVENDEELLSILILGKSLNASYADDFLKRKQIEKFFRYYRELTGQPNDWDLLFASQITRDRPGDLEKIREYLVKKVAGSEEQPEIDHRFGAVSDNSLITDFRIISPFGIPHTVLFEQIGSLEEKQAMWPGGLGICVAIGSDFAVKHLLADDFKDGGKFFPSANDFKPIIESESLYNRYLRCLAALIDDAEHDAPEFMRSRPWQVKSCNTVLSGWVQFRHAMGFHTGENVLYTVESSGDIPSGFVEPDPEFFERQGSLVEDIMNLFERSGAFIPPKYIIAKDLKIFAGLIKHNQYPQPDDALTNLSEEEISAINRSMVSLRTLGNIRFNTEDLAGKREEIHGKILLFADDIINGRYDDEPDYHAFILETNLDTRKLWMSLRHMCKRLEVLAHKQLRGANFSKKDHYFLTDFGEKLAAVMLCDRYGYHGSNGAASQIVSLYCKPGKNTCCYSGIGRPRLMYVLYPYKGKEILCTGAVIPYYEFVSPTGLTDEQWQKSLDGDEPPETPVWLKPIITP from the coding sequence GTGCGACGATTGTTTACAGTTTTTCTTTTTACGATTATTTTCCTGCTCATTGGCGTCCCGGGAGGGTGGCCGCTGCCGTATGTTGATATTTTGGGAGATGAACAGGAAAAAAACTCAACAAAACCGGAAGATATCTACCACGTCGAACAGCTCAACCGGGATAAAATTTTGATCACCCGGCAGAGTTATCAGCAGATTTTTGAACCCTACCTAAATCCGAATTCATCCATTTTTATTACTTCCGATACCGTATTGAGTGCTTTCCATGTGTTGTTTGCCCAGTCGATTGCAGACATGGAGCAGGTAAACGCCAACCGTGCTCTGGATGTTATAAAGCTGATCTGGCGGGAGATTGCACCACCACAGGAAAAAACCGGCCAAATTCCTCCTCAACATAAGTCGGAACAAAAAACAGCTCCGGCATCCATAAAAGAAAAATCAGCTGCAGATGATTTGGAACATCATTTTACTGTAATGATGGATGCCGCCCGAAAACGGGCGCAGATCATCATTGCGGTCGCGGTTAAGCTTTTGGGAGATACAGACATCCATCTTGATGAACCCTTAAATAAGATGGTGGAAAACGAAGTCAACAAGATCATTTTAGCAGAAGGAATCGAAATGCCCGAGTGGACCGGTGTTTCCGATTCCGAATCGTTGAAGCTTGATTATTCGATCTTCAGACCCCGTGGACTTTATCAAAAGTCAGAACTGCTCAGGCGGTATTTTAGGATATTGACCTGGTTTCAGTCGATTCCCTTCCGGGTGGAAAATGATGAAGAGCTTCTTTCCATTCTGATACTGGGTAAAAGCTTAAATGCCTCGTATGCGGATGATTTTTTAAAACGAAAGCAAATAGAAAAATTTTTCCGGTATTATCGGGAGCTGACCGGGCAGCCCAATGACTGGGATCTGCTGTTTGCCTCGCAGATTACTAGGGACAGGCCCGGTGACCTTGAGAAAATAAGAGAATACCTGGTCAAAAAAGTGGCGGGTTCGGAGGAACAGCCGGAGATAGACCACCGGTTTGGAGCTGTATCAGACAATTCGCTAATCACCGATTTTAGAATTATTTCTCCATTTGGTATCCCGCATACGGTTTTATTCGAGCAAATCGGCAGTTTGGAGGAAAAACAAGCTATGTGGCCCGGTGGCCTTGGAATTTGTGTCGCGATTGGTTCCGATTTTGCCGTAAAACATCTGTTGGCTGACGATTTTAAAGATGGGGGAAAATTTTTTCCATCGGCAAACGACTTTAAACCGATCATCGAATCCGAAAGCCTGTACAATCGGTACTTGAGATGCCTGGCGGCGCTTATTGATGATGCCGAACATGACGCGCCGGAGTTTATGAGGAGCAGGCCGTGGCAGGTGAAAAGCTGCAATACGGTTCTTTCAGGATGGGTACAGTTCAGGCACGCCATGGGATTTCATACCGGGGAAAACGTTCTTTACACCGTTGAATCGTCCGGTGATATTCCGTCCGGCTTTGTCGAACCCGACCCGGAGTTTTTTGAACGACAGGGCAGCCTGGTTGAAGATATCATGAATCTGTTTGAACGAAGCGGGGCGTTTATACCCCCCAAGTATATTATTGCCAAAGACCTGAAAATATTTGCCGGGCTTATTAAACATAACCAGTATCCTCAGCCTGACGACGCCCTGACCAATCTTTCCGAAGAAGAAATATCTGCCATAAACCGATCTATGGTGAGTCTGAGAACTCTGGGAAACATCCGCTTTAACACGGAGGACCTTGCCGGAAAAAGGGAAGAGATTCATGGGAAAATTTTGTTATTTGCCGATGATATTATAAACGGCAGATACGATGATGAACCGGACTATCATGCCTTTATCCTTGAAACCAACCTCGACACCAGGAAGCTGTGGATGTCTCTGCGCCACATGTGCAAACGTCTGGAAGTACTGGCACATAAACAGCTTCGAGGCGCAAACTTCAGCAAAAAGGATCATTATTTTCTTACCGATTTTGGTGAAAAACTGGCAGCGGTGATGCTTTGCGACCGATACGGCTATCATGGTTCAAATGGGGCCGCATCGCAAATCGTTTCGCTTTATTGTAAGCCGGGAAAAAACACCTGTTGTTATTCGGGTATCGGAAGACCGCGACTGATGTATGTCCTGTATCCATATAAAGGAAAAGAAATATTATGCACCGGAGCGGTGATTCCCTACTACGAATTTGTTTCCCCCACCGGCTTGACAGATGAGCAATGGCAGAAGAGCCTCGACGGTGATGAACCTCCTGAAACTCCGGTATGGTTAAAACCCATCATCACTCCTTAA